One Enterococcus silesiacus genomic window carries:
- a CDS encoding ABC transporter ATP-binding protein, producing MNDSWRKGSFKFLLFSSVFLVGSGSPIQVLATTVAQINQPTKETSAKDYTSILEEYTTAKTEYDETTKKYNAALEDYNTSKSDADKSYETADKLKTTLEGLKETYQKQSTLFDEATKTYNTHKATYETNKSNYEAHIETYNETKAAYEAEQTLYNDTESTFIEMQTKYLNAQAKYETLNKDAEEKRTLYENLRIEYEKNRKIYEDAATAYRIAQTAYNEAKSKYNTQLTDYHSQKLAYETLLNNYNTKKTAYDTKATAFNLATESYNTLKTELETAKISYTEVKSDYDKALEEYNVLLTEYNEAKVSYVTDKTTYEKRLSELTVSITDYAHKLAEYNKIKEDYITTKQAYDEAKTTYDTLSSQLNEFATQYETERTTYETEKTAFDLKTKAYETDKTAYDQQKAEYDTKLTAYETDLNAYNEKRTAAEMILKQYEEGTVEYSTALAAYNENNDRYNEVNKEYQQVKEQTDLLTTTFKEVQTAYETATVDYQKMVTSYQSVKQQYDSLVAQYEQAKSDFLQLEIDYQTISTNYTQVMKLYAETETAHQAAITESAEVKIQYDLLKESYDAVSAKFTSGSEAFDIIDAKYIEANKTYEAANQKYEKARIEYDRLLPEYQVLAEELTKLKSELATAETSFTKLGETLEGTKKQYTALETQYAETKVNYDKITKQFADLDAEYIIAETAYTTAATAISNAKETFVLREKEYTDLAAYYVGLKTKYDETLKLYNTTSTKLGEVTAEQNTHEAEFAAVSKEYTDITDSFKKLHGQYKDIDKAYTAANDAWKAADTDYQKANEKLKILTVDHDKVLVLFTDLKTKYDLATESFATAGKPYEDAVAAYEKAVVAESEINTAITGMNNILTEFPNDKITEANLENILADLAAWQIKYDVAKSNLDTSLTTSWPIIEEYQAKNDAYNSSSIAPINKVEVVYDPANFKGDIIDFNKETDATLKQNLVKAAAYQAYYKSYSDYQVAFEKYTAEWDYNNPYQNEMPKWVDIVNVPVDKTYALIGYTDEILLNMEDTPENRNLIIDTYSKFGEKQLENFETLAVYLNEVAEKWDQAKAVMSESIKEFNEATQSNVTMTEETNPLPINAKNMMTRVKNALRDNVDEYTAYMAITKKSSIYAWINSFGNFLRYTRYLAGQTVEDPISELPELKFEVSEPNLGQLELKKINPPVIPSVPDLPMMPIKPAVLNIPKKVENITEPTNPTLAPAAASTKILDEITGINLPTLTEERASTPPNSIVGLDTSENVTDVELDSEEVEESIQPNAPVELNDLDDVTDVDPLDQPKELEEAPIVEAPVIPEVIAPETVDPVTPPVEQPIELTAPIEPNTLDAPIAANLAEAPVALVDPKKKTEEKGTAVVTSTKKINTTTDPSSNKLPNTRSERRLPNTGTEASLLGQGMGTFMAGAAGSLLFWKKRKGKHHK from the coding sequence ATGAATGACTCATGGAGAAAAGGTTCGTTTAAATTTTTATTGTTTTCAAGTGTATTTCTGGTAGGATCTGGTAGTCCTATACAAGTATTAGCTACAACCGTAGCGCAGATAAACCAACCAACTAAAGAAACGTCAGCAAAAGATTATACGAGTATATTAGAGGAATATACAACAGCTAAAACAGAGTACGACGAGACTACAAAAAAATACAATGCTGCTTTAGAAGACTACAATACCTCCAAAAGTGACGCGGATAAATCCTATGAAACTGCGGATAAACTTAAAACAACTTTAGAGGGATTAAAAGAAACCTATCAAAAACAATCAACCCTTTTTGATGAAGCGACTAAAACGTATAACACACATAAAGCTACATATGAAACAAATAAGTCTAACTACGAAGCACATATTGAAACTTACAATGAAACCAAAGCGGCTTACGAAGCAGAACAAACTCTTTACAATGATACAGAATCAACTTTTATAGAGATGCAGACGAAGTATTTAAACGCTCAAGCGAAATATGAAACCTTGAACAAAGATGCGGAAGAAAAAAGAACACTCTACGAAAACTTAAGAATAGAGTACGAAAAAAATCGAAAAATTTATGAAGATGCCGCAACAGCATATAGAATCGCTCAAACAGCCTACAACGAAGCTAAAAGTAAATACAATACCCAATTGACGGACTATCATTCACAAAAACTTGCTTACGAAACTCTACTTAACAATTATAATACAAAAAAAACAGCGTATGATACGAAAGCTACAGCATTCAATCTGGCTACTGAGTCATACAATACCTTAAAAACTGAACTTGAAACAGCAAAAATTAGCTACACTGAAGTGAAATCAGACTATGATAAAGCACTTGAAGAATATAACGTACTGTTAACTGAGTATAACGAAGCTAAAGTAAGTTATGTAACTGATAAAACAACCTATGAAAAACGTTTATCAGAGTTGACAGTATCAATAACCGATTATGCGCATAAACTTGCTGAGTATAATAAAATCAAAGAAGATTATATCACTACCAAACAAGCGTATGATGAAGCAAAAACAACCTATGATACGCTATCAAGTCAATTAAATGAATTTGCAACTCAATATGAAACGGAACGTACAACCTACGAAACTGAAAAAACGGCCTTTGACCTGAAAACTAAAGCATATGAAACAGATAAAACAGCCTATGATCAACAAAAAGCTGAATACGATACTAAACTTACTGCTTATGAAACAGATTTAAATGCCTATAATGAAAAAAGAACCGCCGCGGAAATGATTCTAAAGCAGTATGAAGAAGGTACTGTAGAATATTCAACAGCTTTAGCTGCCTACAATGAAAATAATGATCGCTATAACGAAGTAAACAAAGAATATCAACAAGTAAAAGAGCAGACAGATTTACTCACCACAACGTTTAAGGAGGTTCAAACCGCATATGAAACTGCAACAGTTGATTATCAAAAAATGGTTACCTCCTATCAGTCTGTCAAACAACAATACGACTCTCTTGTTGCACAATATGAGCAAGCGAAAAGTGATTTCCTACAATTGGAGATAGATTATCAAACTATCAGCACCAACTATACTCAAGTCATGAAGCTCTACGCAGAAACAGAAACCGCTCATCAAGCAGCAATCACAGAGTCTGCTGAAGTAAAAATCCAGTATGACCTGTTAAAAGAATCCTATGACGCTGTATCTGCGAAATTTACAAGCGGATCCGAAGCCTTTGATATCATAGATGCGAAATATATCGAGGCAAACAAAACATACGAGGCTGCTAACCAAAAATATGAAAAAGCGCGTATCGAATATGACCGTCTTTTACCGGAATATCAAGTACTGGCAGAGGAATTAACAAAGCTAAAATCTGAATTGGCTACAGCTGAAACATCCTTTACTAAATTAGGCGAAACATTAGAGGGAACCAAAAAACAATACACAGCTTTAGAAACACAATATGCTGAAACAAAAGTAAATTATGATAAAATAACGAAACAATTTGCTGATTTAGATGCCGAATATATTATCGCCGAAACAGCGTATACAACAGCAGCAACAGCCATCTCCAATGCGAAAGAAACTTTTGTACTTCGCGAGAAAGAATATACTGATTTAGCGGCTTACTATGTTGGTCTAAAAACGAAATATGACGAAACCTTGAAACTATATAATACGACTTCGACTAAATTAGGCGAAGTGACAGCTGAGCAAAACACTCATGAAGCAGAGTTCGCAGCTGTTTCAAAAGAATACACAGACATAACAGACTCCTTTAAAAAGCTTCACGGACAGTATAAGGACATTGACAAAGCATATACCGCTGCAAACGATGCGTGGAAAGCGGCGGACACTGACTATCAAAAGGCAAACGAAAAATTAAAAATTCTTACCGTCGACCATGATAAAGTACTTGTTCTCTTTACCGATCTAAAAACTAAGTACGATCTTGCAACAGAAAGTTTCGCTACTGCTGGAAAACCATATGAAGATGCAGTTGCTGCTTATGAGAAGGCGGTTGTTGCTGAAAGTGAAATCAATACTGCTATTACTGGTATGAATAACATTCTTACTGAATTTCCAAATGATAAAATCACAGAAGCAAATCTTGAAAATATTCTAGCTGACTTAGCAGCATGGCAAATAAAATATGATGTTGCTAAGTCAAATTTAGACACGTCCCTAACAACATCATGGCCAATCATTGAAGAATATCAGGCCAAGAACGATGCTTATAATAGTAGTTCAATTGCACCAATTAATAAAGTAGAGGTTGTCTACGATCCAGCAAATTTTAAAGGTGATATAATTGATTTTAATAAAGAGACGGATGCTACACTAAAACAAAACCTTGTTAAGGCTGCTGCATACCAAGCATATTACAAAAGTTATTCGGATTATCAAGTGGCTTTTGAAAAATATACAGCTGAATGGGATTATAATAACCCATATCAAAATGAGATGCCAAAATGGGTTGATATTGTAAACGTTCCGGTTGATAAAACTTATGCTCTTATTGGATATACTGATGAAATACTGTTAAATATGGAGGATACTCCAGAAAATCGAAATCTAATTATAGATACTTATAGTAAATTTGGTGAAAAACAACTTGAAAATTTTGAAACCTTGGCTGTATATTTGAATGAAGTAGCTGAAAAGTGGGATCAGGCTAAAGCAGTAATGTCTGAATCTATAAAAGAGTTTAATGAGGCGACTCAAAGTAACGTTACAATGACTGAAGAAACGAATCCACTTCCTATCAATGCAAAGAATATGATGACAAGAGTTAAAAATGCTCTACGCGATAATGTAGATGAATATACAGCCTATATGGCTATTACAAAAAAATCCTCAATCTATGCATGGATAAATTCATTTGGAAATTTTTTAAGATACACAAGATATTTAGCTGGACAAACAGTAGAAGATCCTATTTCTGAACTTCCAGAATTGAAATTTGAAGTCTCCGAACCGAATTTAGGTCAACTAGAACTCAAAAAGATCAATCCGCCAGTTATTCCGTCAGTACCAGATTTGCCAATGATGCCTATAAAACCAGCTGTTCTCAATATCCCTAAAAAGGTTGAAAATATAACAGAACCAACCAATCCGACTCTTGCACCAGCTGCTGCTTCAACAAAAATACTTGATGAAATCACAGGAATCAATCTACCAACGTTAACAGAAGAGCGTGCCTCTACTCCTCCTAATTCAATTGTAGGGTTAGATACTTCTGAAAATGTAACTGATGTGGAATTAGATAGTGAAGAGGTTGAGGAAAGCATTCAACCTAACGCTCCTGTTGAGCTAAACGATTTAGACGATGTTACAGATGTCGACCCTTTAGATCAACCTAAGGAGTTAGAAGAAGCACCAATCGTTGAAGCACCCGTTATTCCTGAAGTTATAGCACCAGAAACAGTTGATCCAGTAACACCACCGGTAGAACAACCGATCGAGCTTACTGCACCAATTGAACCTAATACACTAGACGCGCCTATCGCAGCCAATTTAGCCGAGGCACCAGTAGCATTAGTAGATCCTAAGAAGAAAACAGAAGAAAAAGGAACAGCTGTTGTTACAAGTACCAAAAAAATAAATACAACAACTGATCCTTCGAGCAATAAACTACCAAATACTCGTTCTGAAAGAAGACTTCCTAACACCGGAACAGAAGCTTCTCTATTAGGCCAAGGAATGGGTACATTTATGGCTGGAGCAGCTGGATCACTTCTTTTCTGGAAGAAACGAAAAGGAAAACACCATAAATAA
- a CDS encoding cysteine methyltransferase has protein sequence MIGEKEKKHYYQALLAKDSTYDGIFFVGIKSTGVFCHATCPARKPKYENCTFYETAEEALLSGYRPCKRCKPLSFPREIPPLVQKMVELVEENPEKRWKDQDFAELGIHSMTARRQFKKVYGMTFVQYARSRRMGMALKSIKNGEKRIDTQLDVGYDSPSGFYDAFSKIMGRNPKQSKEIKILSADWIDTILGPMMSIADDDYLYLLEFVDRRGLEREIERLRNRMNASIVPGKTKINEQIKEELDLYFEKKLDEFRTPYLCLGSDFQKSVWQALTEIKRGETSSYKALAQAIGNPKGMRAVGNANGANQLAIIIPCHRVIQTDGSLGGYGGGVERKKWLLKHEREYDL, from the coding sequence ATGATCGGTGAAAAGGAAAAAAAGCACTACTACCAAGCACTGCTTGCAAAAGATTCCACCTATGACGGAATTTTCTTTGTTGGCATCAAATCAACCGGTGTTTTTTGTCATGCTACATGTCCGGCAAGAAAACCAAAGTATGAAAACTGCACCTTTTACGAAACAGCAGAAGAAGCCCTTTTATCTGGCTATAGACCATGCAAACGATGCAAACCATTATCTTTTCCAAGAGAAATCCCGCCACTCGTTCAAAAAATGGTGGAGTTAGTAGAAGAAAATCCTGAAAAGCGTTGGAAAGACCAAGATTTCGCTGAATTGGGCATTCACTCGATGACTGCCAGAAGACAATTTAAAAAAGTCTATGGTATGACGTTTGTTCAATATGCGCGCTCAAGAAGGATGGGGATGGCCTTGAAATCAATCAAAAATGGGGAAAAGCGAATCGATACCCAGCTAGATGTCGGCTACGATTCACCCAGTGGATTCTATGATGCCTTTTCAAAAATCATGGGGAGAAATCCGAAGCAGTCAAAAGAGATCAAAATATTATCGGCAGATTGGATTGATACGATTTTAGGACCGATGATGAGTATTGCGGATGACGACTATTTATATTTATTAGAATTTGTCGATCGGCGTGGCTTGGAAAGAGAAATTGAGCGATTACGGAATCGAATGAACGCTTCGATCGTTCCAGGAAAAACCAAGATCAACGAGCAGATCAAAGAGGAGCTGGATTTGTATTTTGAGAAGAAACTGGATGAATTTAGAACACCGTATCTGTGTTTAGGTTCTGATTTTCAGAAAAGCGTTTGGCAAGCGTTGACGGAAATCAAGCGTGGTGAAACTTCTTCCTATAAAGCATTAGCGCAAGCAATCGGAAATCCGAAGGGGATGCGAGCAGTTGGGAATGCGAATGGCGCGAATCAATTGGCGATCATTATTCCATGCCATCGAGTGATTCAGACAGATGGTAGTCTGGGCGGCTATGGCGGCGGTGTGGAACGGAAGAAGTGGTTGTTGAAGCATGAACGGGAGTATGATTTGTGA